A stretch of Desulfotignum phosphitoxidans DSM 13687 DNA encodes these proteins:
- the argC gene encoding N-acetyl-gamma-glutamyl-phosphate reductase, which produces MAFKVFVDGREGTTGLQIIDYLSSRKDVELLEIDPDLRKDPRERQKLINQSDVTFLCLPDAASRESASLVTNADTCIIDASTAFRTHPDWVYGLPEIAPEQRDLLKKSKKIANPGCHATAFVLGVHPLIKAGIMPPDYPACCYSITGYSGGGKKLITAYEQLHTPSLDSPRHYALGLVHKHLPEMTVRTGLTAAPVFTPVVADFYKGLAVTTFVHTRLLTKKVTPADIRQLLARYYQDEPFIRVFPFDDANNLDNGFFDVQGCNNTNRADIFVFGNPEQMAVITRIDNLGKGASGAAVQCMNIHLGLDEATGLV; this is translated from the coding sequence ATGGCTTTTAAGGTGTTTGTCGACGGCCGGGAAGGAACCACGGGATTGCAGATCATCGATTATCTGTCATCGCGCAAAGATGTTGAGCTGCTTGAAATCGATCCTGATCTTCGCAAAGACCCCCGGGAAAGACAAAAATTAATCAACCAGTCGGATGTGACATTTCTATGCCTGCCGGATGCGGCTTCCAGAGAATCGGCGTCTTTGGTCACAAATGCAGACACCTGCATCATCGACGCCAGCACGGCATTCAGAACCCACCCGGACTGGGTGTATGGACTACCGGAAATCGCGCCTGAACAGCGGGATCTTTTGAAAAAATCCAAAAAAATCGCCAACCCGGGATGCCATGCCACCGCGTTTGTGCTGGGGGTGCATCCCTTGATCAAAGCCGGCATCATGCCGCCGGACTACCCGGCCTGCTGCTACTCCATCACGGGTTACAGCGGTGGGGGCAAAAAGCTGATCACGGCCTATGAACAACTTCATACCCCTTCTTTGGACAGCCCGCGGCACTATGCCCTGGGCCTGGTTCACAAGCATCTGCCGGAAATGACGGTGAGAACCGGACTGACTGCGGCACCTGTCTTCACGCCCGTGGTGGCTGATTTTTACAAAGGCCTGGCCGTGACCACGTTTGTTCACACGCGCCTTTTGACAAAAAAAGTGACCCCGGCAGACATCCGGCAACTGCTTGCCCGATATTACCAGGATGAGCCGTTTATCCGCGTGTTTCCCTTTGACGATGCCAATAATCTGGACAATGGATTTTTTGATGTGCAAGGGTGCAACAATACCAACCGGGCCGATATATTCGTGTTCGGCAATCCTGAGCAGATGGCGGTGATCACCCGCATTGACAACCTGGGCAAAGGGGCCTCCGGTGCCGCCGTCCAGTGCATGAACATCCATTTGGGCCTGGATGAAGCCACTGGGCTGGTATAG